Genomic window (Musa acuminata AAA Group cultivar baxijiao chromosome BXJ1-9, Cavendish_Baxijiao_AAA, whole genome shotgun sequence):
TATTTGAATAGTATCGAATAACTTTAGACATCAAATGACTAAATAGTACCTTTTTCTTTCTCATGATTTCTAACCCTACTCCACCTATAGGCTGCAatagaattttatatttttttttataaaaactaaaataaattgattaaaaaaattagacAATAGGCTATTGGATGTCTAAATATCATTCTGTTATTTATATATCCCATGTTAAAACTGAGAATAATCTTGCTAATTGTCTTACCAAATGCTTAAATAAAACTAAGATCCTATTGTTATCGAGGGGATGAGTTTTAACCTAAAATGAGGATTCTAACATTGAGAACCTAACCTGCGTGATATGGATTTCTTTGAACGAGATTCATTATAGTAATAATAAGCTGTTAGGTTGGCTAAGAAGCATTGTTTGACACTTTAGTACATATAGATAGTAAGTTTATCTTCAAATTCTATCCTTATGATGATTAATGCCCTTATAAAGAAATCATGATATTTTTCCTGACATATGTAACTCTATACACATCGATGTTAAGACCTCTCCTTTAGGAGAGACTTTGTAAATGACTATGTTAAGGATTTAGGTAATCCTtaaaatctcttataaataaataaaatattcatgtaAACCCataaatacataaaaaatataatgagtTGAAGTTTAAGTTAAAACAATATAGTTGTTTATATAATGAGTTGAAAAGATATCTTATTAACTAAAAATATAATGAATTGAAAAGATATTTTATTGACCACGTACTAAATAcatcaataataattttttttattattattatttatattttgtagTAATTTTTGAAAGAGAGGTATAGGACTAAAGATATTTTTGGCTAtcccactaaatggagatttagataatccttaaaatctcttataaataaataaaatatttatgtaaacccataaatatataaaaaaaatataataagtttaAGTTAAAACAACTTAGTTGTTTATATAATGAGTTGAAAAGATATTTTATtgactaaaaatataataatttgaaaAGATATCTTATTGACCACGTACTAAATACatcagtaataattttttttttattatttatattttatagtaaCTTTTGAAAGAGAGGTATAGGACTCACTGATTTATCtaaataattaatcttatttagaTAGATCCTTACATCATCATCCATCCATTATCTTATATCACTTATCTTTTCGAATATGACTAAAGATATTTTGACTATCGCACCAAATGAAAATTTAGGTAATCCTTAAAatttcttataaataaataaaatattcatgcaAACCcataaatacataaaaaaatataataagttgAAGTTTAAATTAAAACAACGTAGTTGTTTATATAATGAGTTTAAAAGATATCTTATTAACTAAAAATATAATGAGTTGAAAAGATATCTTATTGATCACGTACTAAATACATCggtaataatttttattattattatttatattttatagtaaCTTTTGAAAGAAAGGTACAGGACTCACTGATTTATCTAAACAATTAATCTTATTTAGATAGAtccttataatttttattattattatttatattttatagtaaCTTTTGAAAGAGAGGTACAGGACTCACTGATTTATCTAAACAATTAATCTTATTTAGATAGATCCTTACTCACATCACCATCCATCCATTATCTTATATCGCTTGTCTCTCCGAATATGACTAAAGATATTTTGACTATCCCTTCATTTAGATAATCCTtaaaatctcttataaataaataaaatattcatacAAACCCATAagtacataaaaaaatataataagttgAAGTTTAAATTAAAACAACGTAGTTATTTATATAATGAGTTTAAAAGATATCTTATTAACTAAAAATATAATGAGTTGAAAAGATATCTTAATGACCACGTACTAAATACAtcggtaataattattattattattatttatattttatagtaaCTTTTGAAAGAGAGGTACAGACTCACTGATTTATCTAAACAATTAATCTTATTTAGATAGATCCTTACTCACATCACCATCCATCCATTATCTTATATCGCTTGTCTCTCCGAATATGACTAAAGATATTTTGACTATCCCTCCATTTAGATAATCCTtaaaatctcttataaataaataaaatattcatacAAACCAATAagtacataaaaaaatataataagttgAAGTTTAAATTAAAACAACGTAGTTGTTTATATAATGAGTTTAAAAGATATCTTATTAACTAAAAATATAATGAGTTGAAAAGATATCTTATTGACCATGTACTAAATACAtcggtaataattattattattattatttatattttatagtaaCTTTTGAAAGAGAGGTACAAGACTCACTGATTTATCTAAACAATTAATCTTATTTAGATAGATCCTTACTCACATCACCATCCATCCATTATCTTATATCGCTTGTCTCTCCGAATATGGCTAAAGATATTTTGACTATCCCATCATTTAGGTAATTCTtaaaatctcttataaataaataaaatatttatgtaaacccataaatacattaaaaaatatgataagtTGAAGTTTAAGTTAAAAGAACGTAGTTGTTTATATAATGAGTTGAAAAGATATCTTATTGACTATATAATAAGTTGAAAAGATATCTTATTGATCACACACTAAATATATcagtaataattttattattattatttatattttataataacttTTGAAAGAGAGATATTGGACTCACTGATTTATCtaaataattaatcttatttagaTAAATCCTTTCTCACGTCACCATCCATTTATTACTTTTTTTCCAAACATGACTAAAGATATTTTAGCTACCCACGAGAGATATTTTAGCTTTCCAAATATGACTAAAGAGACGTGTCAATCGAATATCTCTAACCCGTGGGCCCTCCTCATCCGACTGCCCCAACTCGTCCCCCGCCGCCCCACCGTGGTGCTCCGCCGCCACTGCAGCCCCTCCAGTTGCCTCTCCCACTCGCCCCCGTCGCTCCGAAGCAGCGCCCGGTCGTATTCGCGGCGGAGGCCCTGGTCGGTGAGCACCTCGTACGCCTCCCGCGCCCGCATGAAGCGCTCCGCGAAGTAGCCCTCGTCCCCCGCTGTGCGGCACGCGTCCGGGTGCCACCGCCGCGCCTGCCGCTTGTACGCCGCCTTGATCTCCTCCGGCCCCGCCGTCTCTGCCACCGACAGCAGCTCGTACATGGTGGCCGCCCCCGGTGCCGCTCTCACTGTCGCCGCCGGCGCTCTAGGTCGCCCCCTGACCGGCATGGCAACCAACGCAGGCTTAGCTACCGGAGAAGATAAAAGAAGCATCTctcgttgtgtgtgtgtgtttgtgtatgagcgagagagagagagaggacctaCTGAGCCTCATATAGGGCCTGCTGAAGATAATTATAATAAGGAAAAGAGAAACCACTCCACATAATCGCAATTTTGTGTATCAAAACATAATTGTAAGCAAATAATATAATTTAAGTGAAATGATAAGTATTTTGGATTGGGTAACCAAAATTTAAGTGATAGATATAGAATTTGAACTCACTGATACCATCACAAATCACTTTGTTTGGACAACAAGGAAGACATACTTAACGTAATGCTTCCTTCACATTGGGAATCAAATCATGTTAACATGTTCAAAGTCAACACGTAAATTTTGCAAAAGAAAGTAAAAATAAACCCCCACGTATTGCTGCTGTTCACATACGGCTAAATTTCCTCTCACCTCTCTCTTCAGTCTCCGTCTTCATCCAATTTGTCAACGATCCATCTTTATCGACGCGAATGGCGGCGCCTactttatttgaaatagattgtaCTCATCTGGAAACTATATGCACTTTCAATCTCCATTTCAACCGTTACACTATTGGATGTGAGACTCCTTTAACCTTATCCATATATGCCATACATGTTACACGTGCattcaaaaattataatcatatttttaagaaataaaaaaattatccttGAAAGAATTAATTGAGCTGCAACATATTATAGGTATATATCTCATggatttttttttacatatagGCTTATTTGACTTCAATTGAATTATGACATCCTCGAATATAATAATATAcatcaaaaatatatttgaaaaagaTTAGATATCTAGATATAACAGTCTACTTTCATTTATATTCTATATGTatgactttaatataatattacatatatatttacTTATGTTATTGATAATGATATTAGTGAAAATATGACTCAATTTAAATCATTTCACTTGTCGAACAAAGCAGCATGATTTTTCTTATATTAGTGGTGTTTGACACATGTACATACGTGAAAACACTTAATCGAAAGAAGATATAAATACATATCGTGTCTAGAATTTATAGACAAAAAAAAGATAGATAGGTCATCCTTCGTATCTACATTAGCATGGACACACATTCACTCATCTCCTTGCCCATCACATAGATGGATTTATAATGCTCTTATCTACAAAATATGATCCATAATGAGTGATAATGTGTGTTAACTTAgtaaatataaattttgatagTCTTATCTAGGTGAGCATAAACCATGTTATATATGCAACATTAAACGTTTCATTATGAACTCACTTTCTTATTGCCACTTTAGCAACATATAACTTTGTAGCATGTAGGATGCATAATCAAGAGGTAAGATTCTGATTCAAGATAAGTCGTAATATATCTGTGAAAACAAAGATCATAACATTTGTAATATAAAATCATAATATGTCAATCATTTTTCACATCATGTATAATCACATTTACATATGTGCATTTCTACCGCatattatatatacaaatacataaatATTTCATAGCAATTATATTGAAACgtgcataataaaaaaataaaaatttgatttaattagaACACACATGCACAATAATAGTTCATAATATATGTAATAAGAAATCATAATGCCACTACATTTGATTATAGATATGTGCACTCTCACGTTGTGTATACAAATGcataaaaatatttcataataaTTGCATCTTCCTATGGTCATTTTGATAATATACCACCCCGTAACCTGACGGATGCATAACGAAATATAACTCTTATTCAAGGTAAATCATAATGCATGTGTGTATAAGTAGGCCCTAGTAAATGCAAGAAGAAATTATACACAAACTTCAACATCATATAATATGACATATACAAATACTTTTACACtatacgtcataatatatatgtgtatttcgtatataataatatatatactctCATACTATATCTCATAATGTATACGTGAACTCTCGCATTGTATGTCATAACATATACATATGTTTTCACACTACACGTCATAACATATACGTGCACTCTCATATCATACGTTATAACATATATGCGTATCGTATGTCATATTATATTCATGTACTCTCACAtcatatgtcataatatatacatacactcaTACTACCCGTAAATATGTCTGTGCACTCTCACACCGCATGTGATAACCTGAACATGCATATCATATATCTTCATTAtgattcatatatctttctttttatgTAATGCATATGTTACGATCATGTTATGACTATCTTATGGCaatcattttatttaaattatattttaaaatatatattaaactcACGATGATCTTATCATTAAAAACTtgatttgataatatattttgagtTCACATTATATATGACCATTAATTTATAGTAAATTAAGCTTACTTTTTACTTGATTCAAGTTAAAATGAAGGTGCCAGCAAAGGGTCATGATCTTATGCCATTGGGTGTATTAGGGAGCTGAAAACATATCAAATTGGAACACAAGGTCATGATATGTccaaattaaaatcatttcattTTAAATCACTCATAACTCCCAATATAACCAATCATTTATTACAAAATTTTAGTAGAATCCTCTCTGAATTAGATTGTGTCTAACTTTCAACTTTACCTAGATTTCATCATTAATTAACCAATACTTCAACCTACATGACATACTAGTTGCTAATCAACCAACTACATAACTTTGAGGTAATCTTGCTTTATCATTGTGGTTGACCAAATCATCTTATATTATAAAAACTTAGGAGATATATAAACTTAGATACACATCAAAATTTGATTTAAAATAGAATTATTAGAAGACTAAAGTACCCTCTCAATTCAACTGTTATCACGTATTCTATTTTGCTAAAATTGGGTTAAGATTGTCTGAATTTCTAAGGTTCGTATCTTTATATACAAAGATGATATTCACTCAATTTCATAGTCTACATAACTCTAAAAGATTCTTTTAAGATATATTAAAAGAATATAATCTAATCATATCTCTAAGGAGGTTATTTTAGCTAGAATAGAACTCCTTCACTAAAAATAGGAGAATCTAAGTATTTTAGATTGAAAAACCTATAACTCTATGCACCAATATTAGAATAAAGCAATACTAGAAGTCTTAGAATAATAAATAATTCATACATaatatattcaaaaataaaaaattaatttgaagCCTAGGTTATTCAAAAGTAGCTAAAAATTTTAGTTCACAATATGCTAAATTAAAACTGAGGTATAAGCTAGGGGAAGAGTtaggttttcttactttcttcttTCTTATAGCTAAGGTTTCTCTATCTCCTCGAAGACAAAGAGAAGTATCGGGAGAATGGCTGAATAAGAAGAGAAAGGATCATGGGTTATTATATAAGTATAGAGAATGAGTCCAAAATAGGATAGATGTGATTAAGAGGTTATCATGAGATTTAGAGAATCTTATTAGGACTTatctcaatttttttataataattttagtatTATAATAACTTAATTTGAGCCTAATTTGGTTTGTCAAATATGACATGTTTCAACTTAAATTCATCCTTCAATCTTCTTTgtatatcttaatatttttagtatagtacttctttattatttttatctcaaTTTAATTATCAATTACTTTATTATCTTTCACATATATGatatttaaaacttaaacttATTTACTTTAATTACAATTTAATTATCAACTCGTTTAAGCTTTGAGAATTGCTTTTGGTCAATTACAATGTTAATGTCTCTTCGAAttattatatgtatatttattgtCATGACTTAACCTTATATTCAAGTTTACTAACACGTTTAGGCTTATTGCATTAGAGAATAATATTTCTTCActttaaaacatatttaaaaTAGGTCTCAATGCTTATAAATACTTCAAATAACATTTGGAAGAACTTTGAGCATAACATTTTTTAAAGTATGTAGTTCAATTTTAAAAATCGATAATATAAGCATGTCATATGCCATATATTATATTTAGTAAGCAtagatattataaaatatatctttaaaTGATAGCATATGTGTTTTGTGAGTGCTTGCATTCATATACTAGGTGTATTATGTGTGTGAGAACTTGGGCTCTACACTAGATAGctaattagatttgaatttaatttAGATGAAAGTTTTATATGTGTTACTCATTGTCATTCTAGGATGACAAAGggtttaattaaatataaaaatatatccatcGATTCCAGCttatgatttttcattaatccaTAGGAGACACATACCAACTACTTGCATTTAGAGGTGAAGAGTAAGGTTTTGGATCTTCATGTTCATCTGAATGTTAAAACATTTACATCAAGTAAAAAGATCCAAATTAAGGCTTCAATTTGGGCAATAATTAGGCTTAGAAACAGCCCAATGTTTGTGATCAGCCCATTACCAATCTTGTAATGTCTTATAAATGTGAGCTTCACTGGTGTATGAAATCCTATGAAACTATATCAGAACTTATAAACAGTGATTTTAACCAAAGAAATCAATCattgaatttgaaaaaaatatacaaCTATAGAAAGGTCAAGTTGTCAGAGAAAAATTGTTCTTCTGGAAGTAGGATTCCAGGCTAAGTTATTTGGTTGATCTATGCATCATGTGTTCAAAGGTCAAAGAACACCTCAGTTGGGTGATGACATTACACCCATTAAAGTTGAATTGAATGTGTTAATGTTAAGCTCAAAGCATGAAAAAAGCAGCTCAAATATTAGAAGACTGCTTTCAATGCAACATGTTGTTTAATATTTTGCGTCATATTGCTTTCAGCTAAAGGAATGTTGATATCAATAAAACCTGAAAATTAACTTTTTCTTCAACATGTACTATGATTAAAGCAAATATAACGTGAATATAATCTGTTTCCAAAATACTTGTTTGACACCAATATGATCCTTTTAACGACCAGCTTAGTGAATAATGTCAAGTTAACCTTGATAGAGGACAAATCTTAAATCAATGGCAACATTACTCTCTGGAAATTGATGTTGATGGTTCATGTCAGAAACAATCTTTCTCTCTGATCTTGTTATAGCCATGTTATAATCAATTTCATTGTGGTATACATATGTGATGTTTCTCTTCACTTGCTAAGAAGAAGGTATGATAATGTTCTCCCTCTTTAACACTTAGAAAATGTAGCCTTTTGGAGTGATAACATGGATCAGAAAGGCTATGTTGTTTCCACTGATGCAGCATTGGGATGAGAAATGTTGCTTCTACATCATAATTCATTCCTTGACAAGTGGACAAGTCCATTGCACTTGCGGATTAAGGAGTTGCTGGAAACATGTTTTGCAACTCGGTCCATCTTAAACAAGTTCAGCAGACACATTTCTCAGAGAGTCATCATGAGAGGAAGGGAGCAGTTTCAGTGGGCGGGAAGACTAGATCCTCTATCAGATTTGGCTGTGTTTCCAATGCTCATGAGCCCTGGATCTGTGTTTACAATCATCACAAAGCTTAAGACAATGCAATGAACCAAGGGAGCAGGGACACCACCAAATCTTCAAGAATCCAaggagtctctcatccatcttatATTATTCTGTATGACCTCTAACACATGTGGTTTCTTTTTCCTTGAACATCTCTAGTTTTGCTCTTCCAAGCATCAACACATGCTAATTAGTTCAAGTCATTATTGTTTAGAATGAGGTTTTTTGGGGCACTGAGCCAAGGAAATAGAACATGGAAGCATTCATGCATCACATTTTGATGTGCATTTTTAGCCTTGTGTCTTTTGGTGGACAATGTTTTCTTTAATCTGCCTGATGCAAAAAAAACCTTATCAGTCTTTCATCTATTATCATATGTCTGTCTCTTAAGGTAGAACAATGTTTGACATGATTAATTGGTACCTTCCAATTTTTAGCATCATATTATCTTTCTAGTCAGaaatgaaaaaggagaaaaagaaaaaaaacttcaGTTGTTGGGTACTAAACACTTTCTGAAAGTAATGTTCAAAAGATTAGTCTGTAGTATGGATAATGTCTGCACATACATCAAAACCTTTTTCCATCTGCACTAGTAGATGATGTTATTGATTCACATCTCAAGCTAATGGTTATGGATTATGTTAGAAGACCAGATCGGGTAGGAGTTGACTTGTGAAGgttaagatattattttattgGCATAAAGCAATCAAACTAATCTTTCTTTTTGAATCCTGTGTTGGTTTAAGGCAGGCATATCTCAAGCACTTGATTTGTTGGGCATCCTCAACAAAAGATtcctcattttccttttttcatATTTTACGACATATTTGATGACTGACAAAATGAGTCCATACGAAATTAAAAGTCACCATCGAAACAAACAAGATTTTGCAGTAGCATCCAATGAACTACCATTTGCCATGGGCATTATATAATGCACAAGTCAGAACAACATATTGAGACAAAAAACTATGTGGGCTGTGTCTCCAACATCGATTAGGATCTCTCCTTAGATTCTTCAGATTATATCTTAATGGTTTTACGGGACTAGGATTGGGTGTTAAGATCCCTAAAGTTAGATGCAGATGTTCCTAACATCGAAGAACACATAAAATATCAAGTTAGTATGTCCAAAACCACCATCTCTTCCTACTTGAGTCTTCCGCTGTTAGTTTCAGGGAAAGAACAAGTGGTTAGCGAGCAAAGTCTGCCACACAAATTACAgacatggtccttgagaaacgaGCAAGAAGAACACATCTCCCCATGTCGAAGCTGGAAACTTAATAATTCATGTTACACACATACAATAATCAGCAACAACAAAAGTATTCATTCAGCAATCAACCTGTTGGAATTCGACACATGTTGTGCAGCTCAGAATTGGCCCATGGGACTTGGATTTCATGCTTTGTTGGTCAAAGAGATGAGTACCGATTCATATGGCGAAAGGCAGTAATAAGCCTTTCTTTCTTTACTCGGGGTTTTGGATACCGCAGCTTTCGTgtgcatctatctatctatctatctatctatctatctgtcaTGTTCTAAAGTTGTCGCTCTTAATCGTATGCAGTCGTTTTATGTGATTCTTTGGTTCTATTGGTTGGGTGGCGTTTACTAGTGGATAGAAGAGGATCTAAAACCAATAAAATCAGAAAGATCGTTTATGAAGGGTTTAATCATGATATGAATGCATCATCAACAAGAAGAGATGGAAGAAAAGGTCTAAGAAATTAAGGTTCTTTCTTCTTTAATTTATATACGATTTAAATGTGTCAATCAAAACAAAGCGATTGATGTTTTAACActcggaaaaaaaaaatatatatatacatatatctttgAAATCGATCCCATCATCCTCATCACTGTGCTCACTGTAAAGCGGgggatgagatgagatgaggtgcaaGTCCTTTTCGCCTTTTAGCACCAAATGCCCACCTGCCTAAATTGGACCCACGTTGACCTGACCCTTCTCCACGCCTCATCCCGACCTAACTAAATCGGAAGATCGGGGACCCACTTGGTTTATTCGATTCATTTAAATCCACAATAATTATCTTATTGGGATGAGAGAACGATGGAATTTATGAGCATTTTATGTGATGTCGTTTTGATATGATGAATATTTTTCACTAATCAACATGTGGGTACATTAGTCCTTGTGACTATCATATCAATattatatcttaatttttatatatttaataataataataataataaatcacatTTGGATTCAACCCATTAATCAAACCATTCAAATCATAACAAGATAAATAATTTGGACATGTGTTCCCTCCATGGAGAGTGAGTGGGTTAGGCCAAGTCTATTTCAACGCATCAAACTCTCAATCGAAATTTGCATTAACAAAGTTGATGCAACAGTTAATATGATGGACGTGTGAAGCAGTACTTGGAGGAAAGAGTGGGACCCTCCCCCTAAACCATACGTGGCAATATGGTCAAAGACATCAAAGATATAagtaagatcttttctttttgtgAGGACAAATTGATGTCGATTTCCCTCCTCCATCTTAACTTCATATCGAGAATGACTACTCACCAATTAGTCTATGTTCCAATGGTTGATCTTTTTTCTTTTCGCTCTCGTGTTGGGAAGATGATACAATCGAGGCATGGGTGGGTGGTGGATATACATGaagtctaaatattttatttatttccacATATTATCTATATTTTCGTGCCCTTTGACTCTTTGACTCACATAATATTAGATCCCTGATAATGAACAAAAATAGTATTACATAGTGTTGCAATCTAAAAGTCCAAAGTACATAAAAATGACAACTATTATCAGGATGGTAATCATAGTTGATAATATTATGACCATCTTAGAGCTATATATTTTCAATCTTATAatattaatcatataaaattaagATGAATAAATTGGGGCATCCGCTTGGAATTATCTATGAGGATAGGGGCAGAACGGTCAATTGGCAGATGCGTTGCTTTCCCGGGAGCGCCGACGTTGAGACGCGATTTCTCCGCTGCCTGCGATGCTCTCTCTCCCCTCTTCACTATTAAACCAGACTCCCCTTCTCACCATTCCGCCTCCCtcgctctcctctctctctccctctgacTACTCCGTAACACCTCCTCCTCTCCGCTTTGTACCGGTTACTCCGCTCGATGTTTGTCACCTCCATGGCACGTCAGTTCCTGAGAAAGGCAGGTTTGATCGCGTGACGGAGGACAGCAAACTATCAAAACTGCGATTTTTCTTCCTTCTCTCATGTAAAGGTGCCTCCTTTATGGTTTTCTGCCTCTTTCTCCGACCCCTTTTGGGCCTCTGTTTTCTGTTGGATCCCTGCGGATCCCCTTTGCTTTCCTCGGTTTTGGTGTTTCGTTCCGGTTTCTGCTAGAGTTGTTTGTTCTTTTCCGTGGTTGTTATTGGATTCGCGGTTTGGCTGGGGGGATCTTTGAACGTCGGTCTTGTAGCTC
Coding sequences:
- the LOC103998196 gene encoding chaperone protein dnaJ 20, chloroplastic — encoded protein: MPVRGRPRAPAATVRAAPGAATMYELLSVAETAGPEEIKAAYKRQARRWHPDACRTAGDEGYFAERFMRAREAYEVLTDQGLRREYDRALLRSDGGEWERQLEGLQWRRSTTVGRRGTSWGSRMRRAHGLEIFD